One region of Hydrogenobaculum sp. Y04AAS1 genomic DNA includes:
- a CDS encoding TIGR00282 family metallophosphoesterase — MNILAIGDVIGRTGRRVLKSILPHVLKEYEVDFVLLNCENAAGGFGITLKVYEELKALGIDVFTSGNHIWDNKEVFSFIDQKEDILRPANYPDGVPGRGFGIFNKNQKQILVLNLMGRVFMGNPALENPFFVAKDILSKYYFDIAIIDFHAEATAEKYAFALYIENEFKDVANKIFVYGTHTHVPTADAFLFPSGMAYVTDIGMTGAWHSIIGTEYAAITKYLKGVPARFEVDKSQGIFNAILLKAEDTIESINRLQIFEDII, encoded by the coding sequence ATGAATATATTGGCTATTGGGGATGTGATAGGAAGAACCGGCAGAAGGGTTTTAAAATCAATATTGCCGCATGTTTTGAAAGAATATGAAGTAGATTTTGTGCTTTTAAATTGTGAAAATGCAGCTGGTGGTTTTGGTATAACTTTAAAGGTTTATGAAGAGCTAAAAGCCCTTGGGATTGATGTGTTTACCTCTGGAAATCACATATGGGACAATAAAGAGGTTTTTAGCTTTATAGATCAAAAAGAAGACATATTAAGACCAGCAAACTACCCAGATGGGGTGCCCGGTAGAGGTTTTGGTATTTTTAATAAAAACCAAAAACAAATTCTTGTGTTAAACCTTATGGGTAGAGTGTTTATGGGAAATCCAGCGTTAGAAAATCCTTTTTTTGTGGCAAAAGATATACTCTCTAAGTATTATTTTGACATAGCTATAATAGATTTTCACGCAGAAGCCACTGCCGAAAAATACGCTTTTGCCCTTTACATAGAAAACGAGTTTAAAGATGTGGCCAACAAGATATTTGTATACGGCACACACACGCATGTGCCTACCGCTGACGCTTTTTTATTTCCATCTGGTATGGCATATGTAACAGATATAGGAATGACTGGAGCTTGGCATAGTATAATAGGTACAGAGTACGCAGCTATTACAAAATATCTGAAGGGTGTGCCGGCGAGGTTTGAAGTGGATAAATCTCAAGGTATATTTAACGCAATCTTATTAAAAGCCGAAGATACGATAGAATCTATAAATAGGCTACAAATATTTGAAGATATAATATAA